The Solanum pennellii chromosome 11, SPENNV200 sequence tatatatagctttttttttcttttcagatatcaatataaattgaaatcttaaatatttttcttaagaaGTGTGTACGAATCAATactaatatatgaatatatatagtaTGGAGTTATATAAAATGTGAAAGGTTTTTGTTAGGCttgaaaaaagaatattttttttgtcttatgattagaaataaataaatacaatacaatactaTACTCAGAGAGACTTCAACTGTCCAAATTAAATACCTCAAACTACCACTATACTCTTTGCTCtttcattttaagttaatttgtggtccaatttttttattttttatttttcatttccaaCTGTGTGCCAACTTGGTCCATTTAATTCACCTCTCAAAAAGTTATAACTCtcttaacattttattttattatatatatacatgtgtaGTTGCTTTACTAGCAAATGCACAATACAAaccaatttataatatttttgtaacaacactttctttttttttttttttgccaaaatggCCACACCTACTATTATTTTGAgcattttgttgatttttggaGTGGCTATTTGTCAAAGTGAAGCTAGGGCATTTTTTGTGTTTGGTGATTCACTTGTTGATAGtggaaataataattatttggCTACTACTGCAAGGGCTGATTCACCACCTTATGGTATTGATTATCCAACACGTAGAGCAACTGGTCGTTTCTCTAATGGCTACAACATTCCTGACATTATCAGTTGAGTCCATACATCTCTTTTTTTAGTATGACATTTTCGTATGACTTATAGGTCACGAGGTTACTGATGTTTGCATCAGGACAGTATAAGGTGATTAAGTCAcgtttttatcataaaatagtGATGGTTTTTTTTTAGATTCTGTGTAAATGTGAGATGTATGGTATGTACATTATACCAGATTCATATGAACCTAATATTTTCGATGCAGAATGTGTagttatgaaaataataaatatgaatctttAAGTTAATGCTAAGAACACATAGAAAGTTTAAATCTCGGATACGCCTTTGATATTTGGAGAATTGTGGAGATATTGTAAAGTTTGTCTCTGTAAGTCACGAGTTCAAGCTGTGAAGTCGGATACTGATGCTTGTGCTAGGATAGATGACCTACATTACGTCCTCTTAGGGTGCAACCCTTTTTTTGAACACTAAATAAACGCGAAATATTTTGTGTATTAAACTGTTTTTTATACTGATATCTAATTATGTGTGTTTTTGCCTCTTTTATGAAAGGTACTTACTTATGAACACTAAAATTATAATGTTAACTTATTATAGATGATAACCtgtcttattttttagattacgtgctttactttaatttttaagacAATTAcctataattttcttttataagtttaacttttatatacatcgataaataataaaaatctttttattataagataatttaaaaatactaGAACTACTCGTTCACAAAAATTAAGtctaaaattaacatagaaaTAAGACAAGTTACATGttataatcaattattttcaCTAGAAATATACACAAGGTAAATCCTTCTTCAAGGTTTACCTAGTACtagtataattttttctctatacactgtctatatatataagttaaactCATGATCGATACGATTGATCAACTTCAattactttacttttttttttcaggtCAACAAATTGGTTCATCAGAATCACCACTACCTTACTTAGATCCAGCTCTTACTGGACAAAGACTTCTTGTTGGTGCTAACTTTGCATCTGCTGGAATTGGAATACTAAATGACACTGGAATCCAATTTGTACATACAAAAACTTTAGtctaaattcaaattatttcaaacattttaataattaatttttttgtttaatgatAATATGCAGATTAATATTATTCGAATGCCACAACAATTGGCTTATTTTAGACAATATCAAAGTAGAGTAAGTGGCCTTATTGGTGAAGCAAATACTCAAAGACTTGTAAATCAAGCTCTTGTTCTTATGACCCTTGGAGGCAATGATTTTGTCAACAACTATTATCTTGTGCCCAATTCTGCGCGATCACGCCAATTTTCTATTCAAGATTATGTCCCTTATTTGATAACAGAATATCGTAAAATCTTGATGGTATGTATTGAGTTTACACGATCTGTTAGGGATAATTTCAGAGATTTCCCCCTTCTGGCATAACATTCATTCAATACAAACATTTAtaacaaatttaagtttttcACCAAACATAATTGGTTGTCAATTGCTGGCTGTTTTTAATTAAAGGTGACAAAGATTCAGAAAAACATTGAATGCACATTGAAGTTATGTTACTTTTTGTATAGGTAGATAATAATACAgaagttttattattattattacagaAGTTAATATACCTTTTTATGATTTGTTGCAGAATGTGTATAATCTTGGAGCTCGTCGTGTAATTGTAACTGGAACTGGACCGTTAGGTTGTGTTCCAGCAGAACTAGCTCAACGTAGCAGGAACGGGGAATGTTCACCCGAGTTGCAACGAGCTGCAGGCCTGTTTAACCCACAGCTTACGCAAATGTTGCAGGGGTTAAACAGTGAACTAGGCAGCAATGTTTTTATTGCTGCAAATACACAACAAATGCATACGAATTTCATTAATAATCCACAAGCATATGGTAAACatcttttaatttcataaaatcaatataatgCTTTAAATTTACATTCCctgttcatgttcatgttcagTGGCAGAGCCAGGATTTTTACTAGACAGAGTCAGGATCTTCATTATCCTGGCTCTGGGCTCTAGCTCTGGCTCTGGCCTGTGGTTGATTAGTGTTATTAATTGACAATTGATTCCATTTTCTTGTGACAGGATTTATAACATCAAAGGTAGCATGTTGTGGACAAGGACCATATAACGGTCTTGGTCTATGTACACCGCTCTCTAATTTGTGCCCGAATAGAGATGTTTACGCGTTTTGGGATCCATTCCATCCATCTGAGAGGGCAAATAAGATCATTGTGCAGCAAATCATGTCTGGTACGACGGAGTTTATGAATCCAATGAATCTCAGTACAATTCTGGCTATGGATTCACAGGCATAAGATATATAAAGATATCTGGAATCTGGTTCACTTGTACCTTTTGTTGCTAATTTTTGGCTATAAATAAGATGTATGCAACACTTCATGTTGTGCTACTTTTGAATTTACGAAAAGTTTGGTTGTGtgctatgtttttatttattcacaTAATTCAGTAATCTAATTTGTAGGGTGGAGTGTGATATTGTTGGAAGATGTAAACCAAAgtgtttttattaatttatatagtaatatatatgaagtgaaacAGTTTCATGGCATGTAATTTTTTGGTACTTTCATTTGATCAAATTTGGTGAATGTATGTTAGTATATGTTACAATAATTCAatgaaaaagggtaaaaaaaatgtCCCATTTTGAATGGAATTCCTCAAatcgaataaaaatatttgttatccCTAAATAATgcattccttttttttaatttaattcgaCCTGACCCTCTAAATTAAATAACCTGAATCAAAATAAACCCAAAATTataaacatgtattataactagGGTCATACTTGGGCAAATAAAAAGACATTTTTATCCTTTTCCTTGGTGTTGTAGTTATGGCCAACTACTAATAGTATAACTTTCTTCGTTTTTAGACGTTTGAGAAATCAAGGATCTATTTCGTAGAGACGGAATCAggatttaaatttcttttaatgttactgaattttaaattaataatttctatatataaaaaataaatttaatattttgattatcatataatcataatcacaaACTTACcaagaattttgaaaattatattttcaaaaccTTCTATGTGAcgataaatttatataattagatcCATCAAGATTCTCCTTTAGCCAATGCACGCCTAGTACTAAGATAATTTTGTTTAATATCTTCACTTTTTTCACAAgaaattttcatgttttattagTATGGGCCTCACGTGATAATCTTTTTTCCAACCAAAAAGTTAAGATACCCTAAGATTTgatcaatttatataaatatccGGTTTAAATTCCGAtcgagaaaaaaatattaggtGATTTCTTTTTATCTGTCTTAGTTTTGATGGATAGAGTTATCTCATACATGTTGCTAGTGAAAGGTGAACTATAAAATTAGTCAAGATGTGCATAAGTTGGCTCGAACATCACGACCCCCactatatcttttttttttatgagaaGGGAAACCCGCAACAGCTATCTTTCGGGTGCACAGGGTAAAATacccgctcctatgcaatatcTTTCAAACTACATAGGAGAGGTATTCCGCATCAAGCAAGCCCGGTTCGACGAGCTCGACCTAGAAGACAAACCCTTTGCTTTCGCTGATAAGAGATTCCGAACTTAAAACCTCAATATGAAAGTCCTATGCTAAAACCACTAGGTCATCCCGAGGGTTCCCCTCCCCACTATATCTATATATAACAATGTCTCTTAACTCTCTTCCCACCTTGAACTAAAAGCTTTCTAAATACATGTTTAGCTGAAATCAATTAAGAAATGGAGAGGAAATATTTTGGATTTTTCTTTGTGGTTCTCTTGATTTTTGCCTCACGTAAGTCTCCCTTTATGATGAGTagcctttttatttattttgtcctAAAACTACTTATTCATCAATTAAGCACTTACAATCAGTTGGGATCgaatatatgaattattaacCGTCTATTCAGGACGTTAATAGTCATCATACTTGATTTATTCTAATACTAACCATCACAATTTTTGTCGTTAAACAATAAAAGTTCGTCACTAGTCTTATTTAACAACATATTAGATCAgattaattatcaaaaaatcaTGTTAGCTATGGATTATTTAACAACGAATTTTATATCTAATTCATGTTATTCTTTAGTACATCATTtcacctcaatttttttttgttgatgaatatatatgtatatggatTGTGCAGAAATGGGAATAATGATGCCACAAGTAGAAGCAAGAGTTTGTATGTCACCTAGCCATAGCTATCATGGTCCATGTTGGCATGATCACAATTGTGCTATTGTTTGTAGAAATGAAGGCTTCTCTGGTGGTAATTGTGTTGGTATCCAACTCAAGTGCTATTGCACTAAGCtatgttagtttttttatttttatttgcgATGTCAGGTTGTTGATCCTGCTCTGAAGTCTGACTAATTTCGAATTCATGCAAAGAAGCTATGttgacttttgttttcttttccttttgaaagGCTTAATGTAATGCATGCATCtatgtttctatttttgtttagtAACACCGTCAAACATCTCTATAATAACATTACGTTATAATGACAACATAactttagtatattattttgaacaaaaatGAATACAGTCAGACCTCTTTATAACATCAACTCTCTATTACGAAATTTCATTATAATGGACAATTTCTTAATAACCATTTCTTCATATAACGTTATATTATATATTCTCTATATATTAGGAAAAGGGTCtgaaaaatacttcaactttaATCGAAATTGCTGTTCCTAACAAATTTTATGGAAGACCTTTTACCCCTACACTATttgataatgtattttaaacatgttacTACTtataatgatgcaatatttatgatgtacacgtaacacatatatatacctttaaaatacactattaaatagtgcaagGGATAAAAAGAATTCCAAAGTTCAGTATTGTTACAGCAGTTTCGATCAAAGTTCGGATATATTCCAGGTGACATTTTATGCAGCTACCCAACTTCATACATGATAAAAGTGTTATTATAGGATGGGAC is a genomic window containing:
- the LOC107004704 gene encoding GDSL esterase/lipase At5g33370-like, which encodes MATPTIILSILLIFGVAICQSEARAFFVFGDSLVDSGNNNYLATTARADSPPYGIDYPTRRATGRFSNGYNIPDIISQQIGSSESPLPYLDPALTGQRLLVGANFASAGIGILNDTGIQFINIIRMPQQLAYFRQYQSRVSGLIGEANTQRLVNQALVLMTLGGNDFVNNYYLVPNSARSRQFSIQDYVPYLITEYRKILMNVYNLGARRVIVTGTGPLGCVPAELAQRSRNGECSPELQRAAGLFNPQLTQMLQGLNSELGSNVFIAANTQQMHTNFINNPQAYGFITSKVACCGQGPYNGLGLCTPLSNLCPNRDVYAFWDPFHPSERANKIIVQQIMSGTTEFMNPMNLSTILAMDSQA